The Cohnella abietis genome has a segment encoding these proteins:
- a CDS encoding response regulator transcription factor, with translation MKILLAEDDIQLGELTVHILKKKTGCTIDWVTTGNDAFDYALASSYDIVVLDWMMPDGDGRDTCARLRKTGYLGAILMLTAKDSLQDRVEGLDAGADDYLVKPFEMDELLARMRALTRRNFVPLQDDVVQIGALKLQRTSQIVIQGQHEIQLTPREFQILDLLLQNRGRTLSREVIMDKVWGLDTDVNLKTIDATIKFIRKKLELSGSRELIHSVRGVGYKIES, from the coding sequence ATGAAGATTTTATTGGCGGAAGATGATATCCAGCTCGGTGAATTGACCGTACATATCCTGAAGAAGAAAACAGGCTGCACCATAGATTGGGTAACGACAGGGAACGACGCATTCGATTATGCGCTCGCTTCGAGCTATGACATTGTCGTGCTTGATTGGATGATGCCGGATGGAGATGGTCGTGATACGTGTGCCAGACTTCGCAAAACAGGCTATCTTGGCGCTATTCTCATGCTAACGGCAAAGGATTCACTGCAGGATCGAGTGGAAGGACTGGATGCGGGAGCCGATGATTATCTCGTTAAACCTTTCGAGATGGATGAGCTGTTAGCGCGAATGCGTGCATTAACAAGACGCAACTTCGTCCCCCTTCAAGATGACGTGGTTCAGATCGGTGCACTGAAGCTCCAGCGCACGAGCCAAATTGTCATTCAAGGTCAGCACGAAATACAGCTAACGCCGCGTGAATTTCAAATCCTAGACTTGTTACTTCAGAATAGGGGCCGTACTCTATCACGAGAAGTAATCATGGACAAGGTGTGGGGATTGGATACCGACGTTAATCTAAAAACGATAGACGCCACTATCAAATTCATACGTAAGAAGCTAGAGTTATCCGGTTCGCGGGAGCTCATTCATAGCGTGAGAGGTGTTGGATACAAAATTGAATCATAG
- a CDS encoding sensor histidine kinase yields MNHSWGTKRRLKDDVFHKTHKKLSWQYSGVLIVFLSLFVIIVYTLLYVFIWNDQHRRLNNLADHDLSNLQAWADQDNNPKRPPPRSVEDTFSISTDQSFYYLVAENGSIQLGDEIQAELREQVMALIINGQFRGKQIDMITLQTFSSPSAKMEKYQTTGENAKFIVTHRSLQVKGHKIATLYIGKEVTFQHDLFRWLLILLIGMALLFFVLATWFSHLMSRKAMVPIANAYARQREFVADASHELRTPLSVMLASIEALQLDESAENVDSFSRKVLNGLKAEVSSMTRLSGNLLRLARSDSDEGLGEQTLFDARSTATQVIDKLSAMAKAKDISMTLHAPTKLMVTGDIERLTQLLVLLIDNAIKYTPDNGFVQITIAEGVDRGVRFFTFEVKDSGIGIPADALPRIFDRFYRQDKSRTRQTGGHGLGLAIAKTIVDSSGGNIRVTSHLGEGSSFKVQLPWI; encoded by the coding sequence TTGAATCATAGCTGGGGAACAAAACGACGGCTTAAGGATGATGTATTCCATAAAACGCACAAAAAGCTATCTTGGCAATACAGTGGCGTTCTCATTGTGTTTCTAAGCCTATTCGTCATTATTGTATATACGCTTCTATATGTGTTCATCTGGAACGATCAGCATCGGCGGCTGAACAATCTCGCTGACCACGATCTGTCTAACCTTCAAGCTTGGGCTGATCAGGACAACAATCCGAAGAGACCACCTCCTCGATCTGTCGAGGATACCTTCTCCATTAGTACCGATCAATCCTTCTATTATTTGGTGGCCGAGAATGGATCTATTCAGTTGGGAGATGAGATTCAAGCCGAGCTGCGAGAGCAAGTAATGGCCTTAATAATTAATGGTCAATTCAGGGGTAAACAAATTGATATGATTACTTTGCAAACCTTCAGCAGCCCCTCAGCAAAAATGGAAAAATACCAAACAACTGGTGAAAATGCTAAATTCATTGTCACTCATCGAAGCTTGCAGGTGAAAGGGCATAAAATTGCTACATTATATATCGGTAAAGAGGTCACATTCCAACACGACCTCTTCCGCTGGTTGCTTATTTTACTGATTGGGATGGCTTTGCTGTTCTTTGTACTGGCTACATGGTTCAGTCATTTGATGTCCCGTAAAGCAATGGTTCCTATTGCCAATGCCTATGCAAGGCAGCGCGAGTTTGTCGCGGATGCTTCCCATGAATTGCGCACACCATTAAGCGTGATGCTCGCTTCAATAGAAGCGCTCCAGCTTGACGAGAGTGCGGAGAATGTAGATTCCTTTTCCCGCAAAGTGCTTAATGGCTTAAAGGCTGAGGTTAGCTCCATGACGAGGCTGTCTGGCAACCTTCTGCGTCTCGCCCGCTCCGATTCCGATGAGGGATTAGGGGAGCAAACGCTATTCGATGCCAGGTCAACGGCTACTCAAGTTATCGATAAGCTGAGCGCAATGGCAAAAGCCAAGGACATTTCTATGACTTTGCATGCTCCAACCAAGCTGATGGTTACAGGCGACATAGAGAGGCTAACGCAGCTATTAGTGTTGTTAATTGATAATGCAATTAAATATACACCGGATAATGGGTTTGTTCAGATTACAATTGCGGAAGGAGTAGATCGAGGGGTACGCTTCTTCACCTTTGAAGTGAAGGATTCCGGTATCGGTATCCCTGCAGATGCGCTCCCTCGTATTTTCGACCGTTTTTATAGACAAGATAAATCCCGGACACGCCAAACAGGCGGTCATGGCTTGGGTCTAGCTATCGCCAAAACTATCGTAGACTCCAGTGGTGGTAACATTCGAGTCACAAGCCATCTTGGAGAGGGTAGCTCTTTTAAAGTTCAGCTTCCTTGGATTTGA